From the Eriocheir sinensis breed Jianghai 21 unplaced genomic scaffold, ASM2467909v1 Scaffold187, whole genome shotgun sequence genome, one window contains:
- the LOC126990658 gene encoding uncharacterized protein LOC126990658 produces the protein MKRDIADLVDMYRMGNGVCHRAASARKHSLETHKLLGDSEGFGNSLEETAENLKQLLSKVKIFSPDLLYRLMYLAAVSDIPLSVATDMLEECGLDYLPNTACSD, from the exons atgaagagggacatTGCCGACTTGGTGGACATGTACCGGATGGGCAATGgtgtctg CCATCGTGCTGCCTCGGCCAGGAAGCACTCGCTGGAGACTCACAAGCTGCTGGGTGACTCGGAGGGCTTCGGGAACAGCCTTGAGGAAACTGCCGAGAATCTGAAGCAGCTCTTGTCCAAG gTCAAGATCTTCTCCCCGGACCTGCTGTACCGGTTGATGTACTTGGCGGCAGTGAGTGACATCCCCCTGTCCGTGGCCACTGACATGCTGGAAGAGTGTGGCCTGGACTACCTCCCCAACACAGCCTGCTCG gactga